The DNA segment CAggcttgttcctctcctgtaCTCTCCTTGGCTCTTTTACACTCAACAGCATTACTCTGCTCCTACTTATCCAAATACCCCTGAAACTGTATCTTCTGCCACCTCCTTTAGCCTTACTCAATCCTTCACAGCTCCAAAGCCTcactcttctccaggctccttTATCAAGACTTCCAAGGTAAGCACCTTATAATTTCCCCCTTGTCCCTAAATCCCACCCTTACACACATTTCTTCCTTGTTCTCTGAATAGGAGAATCCAACCAGCACCACAGCTAACTCTACTCTCAGCCTAACAACCCTGATCTATACCGTTATTCCAGTGCTTGCACCATTAAGTTTCACAGCCTCTCACTCCTCcatctctgtccccatccctctggTTGTGTTGCTGCTTCTGGTGCCATTAATTACAAATTCCCTTTGAAGCTGTATTCCTTTCTGTCTTATggaattgtttttcttctctgctgccTTCTTTCTTTCCACAAAGACCCTTGGATCAGGACCCCAGTGTCCTCCTTCTATTCCCATCACAGGCACATTATTCATCCTTCCTTGCCCTCATCTGTTCCCTGCCCTCTCCACATGGGAGCCTCCAGCAAGCCTATCTACTCCTTCCTCCCCTGTGAAGGATACAAATGTCTCCTGGATGACCTTCTGGAGAGCACCTCATCTGCCTGGAGGGCTTCAGCTACATCTACAGCTCTGCTGGTCCCCATTGGGGATGGGTGTCTCTGCACCTTGCGTCTCAGCCAACCCCTATCCTTTCCTGATAGCAGAACTGAGTGCTGCTAACATCACCTCCTCTGATTCTTTTACTTTCCCTTGCAAGTCCCTTGCATTTGCACACTCTATTTTCCTACCAGAAACATCACTCtttcttgctttgtttcttttgcttCCACTTCTCCAGCTTCATTTCACCACCACAAAACCACCACTGGTCATGAAATTGTAACATTTAAACTATTGCTGCAGGTGCATATGAGAGAGCACATAAGGATGCTCTAAAAACATGGAATTTTCCACTTGTATTATATTTTCATACACACTTCAGACCATCTGTGGAAAGCTGTAAAATGACTAGTTTGAAACATATTATAAAATTGTGTTAGTTTACTTAAAACATTAATTTAGCAGACTCAGATCTGAAAACTCAGCAAAATGTGAACAGTTTTCTTGCATTTCCCAATTTTGCTCATCTTTTAACAACAAAAAGATCTCATAATTTAATGTGACTCAGAGTCTTCCCCTACCGTCTGTGACTCTTGAACCCACATTTGGCTGCTAGCTTGGCACGTGTTACACTTTTCTGTAATCTCAGGTACACATGTGCTTGTTAATGCAGCCTGCAGTAATTTGCATGTGTGTTCTCAAGTAAGGAAAAGTGAGGCCACACTTCACTATTTTGTAATGACACCTCTGGACCCTGAGATCAGTACATTACCAAGTCTTTTTTTGGCTTGTTTGCAGTGTTCCTTTAGGTACTTTTTGCACACTGTGTTGTCATGCTACTTATATATCTGGACTCAAATTTCCAGCTTTGAACACTCCCTGTCCATTGGAACAGCATCCTGGATACACTTGAAGTTAACTTTATGACCATCTCTTTCCTGCTTCCCAGTATTTGAGAAAGCTTCTAGTATCTATCTAGTTTCACAATGCCATTTTGTGGCAATTCTGTCTGGGAGGAGACTGGCAGCTTTATGTTCCTGATTTTCCCTATATGAAATTTCCATACTTCAGTTACAAACTTCTGGTAAAAGAGACTGTCTGTGCTGTTAGCTCtcaaacaccttttttttcctcataaagAACAGTTTGTCTTACCCTGTGCTTACTGCAGAAGTTCTTCTTCACGTCTGAATACCAGTTGTTGAATGTGTCTTTAAACACTTCTTGCACACCGTCCCTTGTGCTATCAATAAGTTCTTTTGTCTTTCCATTTCAAAATCAGACATTCCTATCTTTTCTGTACGAGTTCCACTGCAAAACAAAATTCAGGTTGGTGCAATAGAGGGTGAGGGATGGGTACCCAAACTTTCAAATTACACAACCCTATGCTTGATGCTGCTGTGGCATGAGCTGTACTGATACTCACACACATTGTTCCCCTGATCTGCAGTTGTTTCGATTGCAAACCCCTTGCTTGGATGGCTAATCAGTAAACCTGAATATTTATAAAATGACAATGAAATGTTACTAAATCCACAGTAAATTCACTGAAAACAGCCTAATTTTTCCAATTTATGCCCACTTACTGTGCCACTTTTTCTAGGTTTCCTGCAGTGACACTAGTCCATCACAATGCCTCCAGAGACACAACCTTCACATATGTAGAGCTCCTACACATTAATTGTGGTGGGAGcagctggctccagcaggcaaaaGTTTTTCATTCAGAGCTTGTTTGCAGAACCAGAAATTAATCTCCAGGGGTTTAAGACAGTCCCACAGCCTcatgcccagccccagggaatccacatttttcccttcttttatAACTGGGTTTTATTTCACACATAAACCTCTTGGTAacaagcagcagctgcacagagcagtggCAGCCTGTGAGTGAACCAGGACATTTCTTGTGCAAGAGGGAAGAGCCAAAATGCACCTAAGGAAGAACTCCAGGAAGGATTGGACAGTCAGTGTCTTGTGAGTAAATAAGGACTCCACATCAGGACTGCTCAGATGGGAAGCACTGTCTAAATTTGGAAGTCTGGAAATTGGGATCGGGAATCGAAACAAGGAATGACTACgggagatgctgtgcccagTACCCTCCTCCAGGGGGAGGAGTGTGCTGGAAAAGGACAGACAATTGGAGTGTGTGTCAGGGAGCAGATATGCCCTTCGATGGACAGGTTCTATTCCTGCAATATTCCCCATTAAATTTTCCATCATGAGTCCAATACTTCTATGTGCACTGGCCAGCTCTTTGTGGTAACATCAGATATCAGGCAAATGTTTCCTTCTATTGTCTTTGCATCTCCCAAAGGACCTTTGGTTTGAGTTTCTTTGCCAGCAAATAAGCAGCAAGAGGAGTTGACAGATCAAGATCAGTGATGATGGTAGGAATGAGCTGACCATGTTAGTGGTTGCTGTTTATTCTTTTCTGAACAAAGTACAACCAGTTTTCCCAGAGCTGCATGAACAGGAAGGAATACCTGATCTCTGCTTTAAGCATGTAATGAACAGGGATGAACTCCCAACTTGAGAAACTGGAGCTGGGGTTAGCTGAAGATCCCTTAAATTAAGATCCATTTCACTCTTTTTGTGTTATTTACTCCTGTGTGCATTTCCTAAATCTAGGTGAGCGGAATGTGTCTCAGAaatggtggctggtttgccagggGGAAGGACAAGGTGAGCTCCATGCTGCTGGTGTCCAGGCTTTTGGAGAGACAAGCAAAGGAGGGTGCTCTCCTCCCCTTTTGCTTGCCTGCACACAGCAGGTAGGCTATGTCCTTACATCCTCCTTTTGGGCTTGGAAAGAACAGAGGAGAGATGGTCTTTCCACTCAACTCAATTAGCAGAGCCACTACATACAGCAAATTCACAGATCATTGAGCTcacattattttcctttcccagaaCTAGTTCATTTGGAAAAAAGGCAAGCCACTATACCCATGGACAAGCTTGTTGTGTTCTCTGTAGCAAATGCATGGCTGGATTGGATTTGCAGTTTGTCTCAAAGCTAATACAAAATCTGCCTTTGAAGTGCAGTAGGCATTACAGGGGAGTGGTACCTGCACCTCTGGGATGCCAGCCTGCCAGACCTCACCAGGTTTCGACACCACAGCGGTGCCTTTGCTCAACATGGTACAGGAAATTTTAGAATACAGAAAAGCAAGAATGGATCAGACACACACAGTTGCTGGATATCCACTTCACTTTTTCAAGATTTTTCCCCAGTCTATTCACTTGAGTTTTGTGGATGTTTTCTTACTGTTCCAATTCAAGTGTGTACAGGCTTGAAAAATGCTGATAGAGGTCTTTGAAAACCCTGAATAAAGCTGATGGAGAGTTCAGTCCTCTCCCACCTGGACAGACACAATTGTGTGTTGACACTGCAGACCAAAACTTATGAATTCATTTTCTGTCTCTAGGAATTTGAAGGTAGGATGCAGCATTTTATTGCATCTCTGGTAAATCAGTGCCAATTTCACAAAGGACATGGGTCAGCAGCCAGAAAGGCTTGCAGATATGACACAGGACCATGAGAGACCTCTCTTCTGCTGGAATAAGAACACGAGGTAAAGCAGGATATTGTCAACAGCAAGACTTTTATGATTTCTGTGGAAGTCGAACAAACCTTGAGCTGCTCTGAAAACATCCCATGACATTGTTTATGAACTGCAATTGCAGAAGCTCTTACCTTTATGAAACACAATGATACTTTTATTACAAACCTGGAAAATCCCATGCTTTGAAAGAACAGCTCCTTTTAGGTCAAGAAAGCTTCTTTTACTTCACTTGGGGTGTGCAAAGGAGCCACAGAAAACTGCATGGGTACACGATCCAGAGAGATCACATGGAGAGTGCTGAAGGGAAATACAGGCCTCCCTTTCTTCCCATCATTGTGTTTGGAATATGTTTCCAATTGCACTAGTCACAAAGCAATCAAAGAAACTTGTCCACAGTGGCAAACTGAAGATGCCCTATCAGACCACATTACAGGGTGCTACACAGTATTGAATCCTTAGTCACAACAGAAAAAACAACATCCACATGACTGTAGGCCACAATGCACTCAATTTCCATATGTCTCAACAGAAAAGAGAGCATAGATcttcaaagaaaatgaaatctgCCTTTAGAGGATGCCCACAAACATGTTTCTTCCCCCTCTTAGATCCTTCCCAGAATCCCACCTTCCCTTGCATGAAATGGGAAAGAAGGGAGGCCACCCCCTGCAGCACCCAAGGGGCAAAGAGCTCATCAGCCAGACACCCTTGGCCCTTCAGACTCCAGCAAGCTCCACTTCCCACAGCCCATCCTTCATCATCTATCACCTGTGTTAGTAGGCTGTTCCCTAGGTTTGAAGGCAAACAAACGCTTTGCTCATATGGTTTTGAGTGTGCAACATTTAGCATTCCCAGTCTTGGTCTGCTTGCCTGAATGCCTGCTGGTTTTAACAGttctgcaaaggaaaacaaaagcaaattatTAAACAATGCAGCCACGGCCTCATGGTAACACaacagctggggctggccacCACCAcaaggagcagcctggcctcaGTGGGCTCAGGACCTGCTGTGGAGCCCTGGCTATGAATAACTTATCTGGAAGAACAAAGAGAACCAGTAACAGACTTTCTGTCATGCTCCAAAATCCGTCAGAGATGACTGAAGCCTGTTACTGCTATCTTCCAGTACTTGTTATAAAATGACTGCTATATCTAGCGCTAAGAAACACTCTTTTTTTCATGAGGTCACTCTTGCAGCATGAGTAGTGTAAAAACTGCACatgaaaaatgtttcctttttattacTGCAAAGACACTTTGAAGATGGTCAGGCTAGGGAATAAACTCTCCTCAAGTTACAGCTGTTCTCTGACCTGAATGAGGGCTCCACGTAGGCCAGCCCAGTGAGCGCTGCACAGCCGCTGCTGAGCCTCTGCGAAGGTGTCTGCAGAAACGTGTCCCTTGCTTGAGGGGCCAGGTGCTCAGGCAGGAGAACTCCCGCTGGAAGGGCTCGCAATCCAGCCGAAATCCCATCAGAGGGTGGCGGGCACAGTGTGCTAAACGGTCCCGAAACGGTGGCAAACGGCGTTTAAACCCCGGTGCTGCCCGGCCCCTACGGCAGGTGCCACTGCGggccgctgcccggccccgcacagccccggccccgctcaccCCGGGCCCCGCGGCGGGGCCTGGCCCGTGCGGCTGCCGTGAGGCCGCTCCCGCAGCTCCAGGAGAGGCTGCCGCCGGCGGCCGGGGCCTGGCTCGGGCCGGCAGGAGGCACCCGGGAGCCGTGCAGGGCAGCGACACGGGCACCGGGCCGTGCTGGCCCCGCTCACGGCTGCCCGGGGCTGCGAGCAGAGCCCTCACGGGGCCGGGCCGAGCACCGCCCGCGGGCAGCAGCCCCGGCACCGCCGCAGGGCAGAGTGCGGCTCCTCTCCTGGCGGGCCGCAAGGCTTTCATCCTGAAAATCACCTTGGCACTGCACTCCGGCACCGTCACTGCTGCTCACAAGGATTCACGCTGACGCTCTGGAAAAAGCCAATATTCTCCTGTTTCCATGAGCAGTAAGAGAGGCAGCCACGGGAGAATGCGTGCCGTGTTGTTAAAGCTGAGTCTGTTTACACCCACACCGTGAATGAACTTCAGAACGGTGGCAGCTTCTTaacttctctttcctttcttatTGCCATTTTTGGCCAGGAAGGCATTACACACTGGAATATTAAAAAAGagtatcagaaagaaaaagaaaagcaaaggcaTGGAGGGgaaaccccaccaaaaccaaccaaaaaaacccaaacaaaattagGGATGAAAGCCCATCCTGGCACATCCTTTCTTCAGGTATCCTGGGCACATGGTGTGGAGGAAGCACTGGAAGGGCTACGGCCAAACCCACAGCGTCTGGGTGCTTTGTCAGCCCCTAATATACTGTTCCTCAGGGTCATGCCCTCCGCCCTGTGACAGCTTTTGGAATTCCCAGTGGTCCTCACACTGGTGGTGCCCATGGAGGGCTGTGCAAGCTCCCGCCTCTGTCAGCACAAGAGCAGTGTCCCAttgcagcatctctgctgcACCGGTGCGGCTGCTGGCTGCTACAGTGAACCTTTGCATTTTTAACCTCCCCACATTTCCAAGGGAAGGAAGCACTTCACCTTTTGCAGTTAATCTATTGACTGTTGTGTGATAAAAGCCAATTCCTAGAGAAGTTTGTTCCTCATGCCTCTTCTCTCTGAATTTCCCATTAATAATTACTCTGTCTGTCAATCAggtttgtggaatttttttgttttttttttttttaattttacttacAAGATAATTCTGTGTCTTTCTTGCTTCTCTCTGGTTTTAATGTGATAGCACACACAGACTGCACTGTGAACAAGTGAAGCTGCATGTTCAAACTTCTATGGAAACCACTGACAGGCTCTATATTTTATGATTTGAAGGTATTCATAATTCAACAGGAAGCTTTCAAAGTGCATACATATGTACATAcattctcctttttctttgatttaaTATTTTGCCTGCTTTTCAGAGAAAGTAGCTGCTCATCATATATCTGAAccattataatttttaaagaactgTAAACCTGAATTTATTTgcaattgttttctctttttttcctactcATCTGTTTTTCAAGTTACATTCCAATGAGTCTGttttaaattccttttcctATTGTTGAAAGACTCATGGACATCtcttctgctcctgctgtgctaTCTGTATCCCTGTATCGATGACTGGAATCAAAATATCCCTCTCTCTAAATAGTCCAAACTCACTGTAAGATGGGCCTGACCTCTGTTCTGTAATCACATTCAAAGCACTTGACCTAATTTTACAGCTGCAGATACCTGCACAGTGCTGGCAATGCTAGCAACCCCTTTGCTGTACCATCAGCAAACCCAGTACAAGGGGTGAATGGAAAAGTGAAGACGGTGGTAGAGCTCTAAAAACCTCTGTATATTCCTGTATTCTGGTTCCCAGTGTGAGACAGAGAAGCTGGTATGTTCTGGGATTGCCTGGGACACTTGGATCAATCAAACAGCCTCTGGCTGAGCCCCCGTTGCCTCTGTACTTACCATTGCCCCAGACACTTGTCCCAAacctgcagggagaggagggaatgGCAGGGCTGTCCTGGACCATGCTGACACCATGGAAAGGTCCTGTGGGCTCTGGGATGGTGGCTCTACACCCCAGCTCTGGAGGCCAGCTGGTTTCCAGGAGCTGTAATCCTCATGGCACCACGGCTTCCATGCCAGTTTCAGTACATCAGTCTGGGAAGGCTTGCTCAGGAAAGAAGTTTCTCCATGCTTAGCCCCCACTGCCTCACCTCCTGGCAAGTCTGTCACATAGAATGGAGTTCATCATGTTGGACTTCACCAGCTTGTCCTGAGCTGGGCAAGCATCCCAGGAAAAGggactagaaaaaaaaaaaagaagatatttcATTTTGTAGACAAGGACACACACTTATTACCACAGTGTCTGCAGAACACTggtccatcttttttttttttaaatttcctaagaaagcaaaacaaatacaACACACCAATAAAAATTTTGCTGTTGCTATTACAATCAGCAAGATAAAAAGAACAATTCCTAGTGGCCTTACAGCACAGGGCTACTGTAAGAATTGCTGATCTAGGGCTAATTTCAGCTATGTTATTTAAGGAGCCTCTTTACCTCATGCTGACAGCATTTTGTATGGTGGTTTTGGGTGCTGGAACCACATCCCAATAGCCTGTGGGTACCTGTCTTTCCATTTTGTCCAAATACAAACTCTGGTTgaggagagcagcatttctcacAGCTGAAACACTCTCCTCATtatgggcagagctgcagcacagaaccTATAACCTTAAACTGGTTTTCTATGTGCTGGCTGTTGTCACTtgtgctgtgcctggcatcCCTCTGTGGCATTTTCCCAGTCCATCTCCTGGCCTGAGGGCAGGCTGGGAGACCCAGCTGATCACACCAGCTACCAGCCAGAGGCAGCACAGTTCTCTTAGGAAACTGCCCTAAACACTGAGGTGAGACAAGTTCAGtcttataaaaataaatggctCCCCAGTGCTAGGGAATACTTATGTCGCTTGActcaaaatcaaaacaaagacatcccccccaccccccaccaaaaaaaaaaaaaaggaagaaaggcaGTGGGAACCCTCAGCTGTAACATAACATGTACaatgtccccagccccacagtgcccctgggctggggtggACTCTTAGAAACTGGGGGGCATCACAGACCTTCTAGGGGAAGTGTCTCTGTTTTAATCCTGACATCAACCACTGAAATCTGTAATTAGAGTGCTTTTCTAGAGCTGTCTCTATATCTGTAGAAAGGCTGCTGAAAGTCTGTAATTACTCAGACCCAACTGTCCCACAGGTGCCAAGTGAAGGACAGCCATGGCAAACTCCTCACAGCCATATTCCTGCTCCACAGGACAGGTAGGTGGGAATGCAAGCACCCTGAATGCAGCCTCAGGTGCTCCCAGGGATCTGGGACATTGCTGCCACCGTGCCCTGAGTCCTGGTGGCAGCCCCCATGGCACTGTGAGCAAGTGTGATGTACTTTGCCACTGCACTACTGAGGATTTTGCCCACTGTATTATTctgcctgtgcctgctctgcAAGGTGCCTTACTGTGTTCTGAGTGCATCTACAGCCTTGAGAGGAGCTAGGAAAATGCCACTTCACAGATATTTTTCCTCTgactcctttcccttttctcgGATCCTCTCTTTGTTTTCAGACTCACAGGTGCTGAAGCAATTTGCAGTTATGTCTAGGTATTACATTGCCACTAAGTCCATTAGTTCATAGATTTCTTCTCCCATGGagttcctgcagctgctgctgtcttgGCAGTTAATTTCTTATGTATTTCCTTTCAAATCTGAATTGAATTATTGAGCATACATAATGAGGCACAGtaggaagaaaaaaggcagaTTAAAGCTGACACAGACCAGATGCCTCTTCCAGCCACCGCTGCACCAATAGAGAGTGTGGGTAAATGTCAGGTGAATGAGAAAAACGAGGATATAGACAAATAACTTGCAAGGATTTTATCATCAGCTACTTATATAAGGGTTTCGAAAATTCCCTGCCCTCAGAGCATCACTGTTTCTCTGAACTTCCCAAGTATTGTGCAGTTCAAGGGAGACTTTGAGAAGGGGCTCATTTACATTAGAAAAATGTTGAATACTGTGGGAACCAATGGTTGAAAGAGTTCAGCAGAAAGGGCCGTCCTAAGGGAGCACAGCACatgaacagcagaaaaaaataaccaaaaaccCAGACACACAGTCAGCCTCCCTTCACCTCCCCAGCAGGATCACCTGCCCATCCTTGAGACTTCTCAGTGTCAGTT comes from the Passer domesticus isolate bPasDom1 chromosome 7, bPasDom1.hap1, whole genome shotgun sequence genome and includes:
- the LOC135305108 gene encoding uncharacterized protein LOC135305108, with translation MKALRPARRGAALCPAAVPGLLPAGGARPGPVRALLAAPGSRERGQHGPVPVSLPCTAPGCLLPARARPRPPAAASPGAAGAASRQPHGPGPAAGPGVSGAGAVRGRAAARSGTCRRGRAAPGFKRRLPPFRDRLAHCARHPLMGFRLDCEPFQREFSCLSTWPLKQGTRFCRHLRRGSAAAVQRSLGWPTWSPHSELLKPAGIQASRPRLGMLNVAHSKPYEQSVCLPSNLGNSLLTQVIDDEGWAVGSGACWSLKGQGCLADELFAPWVLQGVASLLSHFMQGKVGFWEGSKRGKKHVCGHPLKADFIFFEDLCSLFC